ACGGCCAAGTTTTAAAAATCCAAGTTTTGCCCACCCATGAGTAACCAGTAAGGGCAGAACCGGATAGCCATCTGCATTTTTAGGCATAGCGCTCAAAATAAAAAATAAAGCTTGAAGATTGTTGGCTTGCGTGGGAAACAAACGTTGCATAGTAGCAAGAAGCTCTGTGTGTTTAACAAAGGCAAGTTCAAATTTTGCTGTTAAATACCCTTCATCATCGAAGGAAAAAGGTCCATTTACACGCACCACTCCGCCTGTATGAAAGATCAATTCACCGCGCTTTAAAAGACCACTTTTCCCATACAAGTGCTGTTTCCAATTACCTCCACCATTTGTGTCAAACAAATCAGGGATATCATTGAGAATCCATTTAAAATTGCCATCAATTTTTGGAAAATCAACAAAATAAGGTGTAATAAACACGGACAAATCAAAACCATCGAAAGTAAAATGCCCCGATAAATTGTTTTTTTCTTTCTTAAGATCAAACCGCACAAATTCTGCTGTTATTTTTTGGGCTGCATTCTTTTGATTTAATGAATGCACAATGGCTCCCTCAGCATCTCCCAAAGATGTCTGATCTTTACCACTTTCTTGTGTTGTTTTTTTATCTACTCTCTGTGATTCCGATGCTTCCTGAAATTTTTGGTCCTTAAAAGAAAATGTAATGGGAAAAATTTCAAGCTCTTCAGCTATAAGCTCAAATGTCTTACTGGTTCTCCAATAAGGTTCCGTTCTAATCACCAAATTGCGCCAACATGACATTATAGGATTTCTTCCAGCTAAAACAAATGATGCAGGAGAATGAACTTCCACCCCTAGCCAATGAGGTGCATAAATTGGTGCACCCACCATTAAATGCGCAGTTGATAAAGAAAAACCGTGCAACGGCCAAGAAAACTGAAATTTATCACAAACAACACCAATACGTAACGGATAACCATTCTTGCGTATATGTTCGCACACAACCATCACATCACGGGAAGATGCCCTTGCAACTATATTGGAAACACGCTCTTCTATTTTATGTGAAAAAAAACCAGATTGAGCTATAAATTAGTATCAAAATAAAACAAAACACCCCCCAAAGCAGAAAGCTTAAAGAAAGGCTTTTTCGGAGTGATTT
This genomic window from Bartonella quintana contains:
- a CDS encoding DUF2125 domain-containing protein; translated protein: MMVVCEHIRKNGYPLRIGVVCDKFQFSWPLHGFSLSTAHLMVGAPIYAPHWLGVEVHSPASFVLAGRNPIMSCWRNLVIRTEPYWRTSKTFELIAEELEIFPITFSFKDQKFQEASESQRVDKKTTQESGKDQTSLGDAEGAIVHSLNQKNAAQKITAEFVRFDLKKEKNNLSGHFTFDGFDLSVFITPYFVDFPKIDGNFKWILNDIPDLFDTNGGGNWKQHLYGKSGLLKRGELIFHTGGVVRVNGPFSFDDEGYLTAKFELAFVKHTELLATMQRLFPTQANNLQALFFILSAMPKNADGYPVLPLLVTHGWAKLGFLKLGRFSPL